A genomic region of Phycisphaerae bacterium contains the following coding sequences:
- a CDS encoding indolepyruvate ferredoxin oxidoreductase, translating into MKTELLLGDEAVGLAALHANIGGAFSYPGTPATEIFEFISEAARAEGKVSARWSANEKVAYEEALGMSYAGRRAIVSMKHVGLNVAADPFINSALTGVNGGLVVVVADDPGMHSSQNEQDSRYYGEFAQIPVLEPANQQEAYDLTRAAFALSEKFNLPVLIRLVTRLSHSRANVRVREPDPPLEGQLPVPDPNSWTLVPSNARRRFRRLLTMQPVLREWSEKWPQNELKLAGRRGILASGIAYNYVREVLAGRDDFSLARVVTYPLPVAQIRSLVDHCDEIFVVEEGYPFIEKRLTGLLGLAGKAVHGKLDGTLPPDGELTPDLVATALGQPFVAATPAVDDLTNRPPALCRGCPHADTFKAIIDATAAFPGAKLFSDIGCYTLGVLPPYRAVHSCVDMGASIAMAHGAAQAGAYPVLCTIGDSTFSHSGMTPLIGAVRANADITVFILDNAIVAMTGGQETMAAGQQLIDLLRGLAVPPEHLHVLEPLSKNHEQNVALITQAINHRGLSVIVAQRECIHNRRKAKAAEPAAKSATAACSQ; encoded by the coding sequence ATGAAGACAGAGTTGCTGCTCGGCGACGAGGCCGTCGGACTGGCGGCCTTGCACGCGAACATTGGCGGAGCGTTCTCCTATCCGGGGACGCCCGCGACCGAGATCTTCGAGTTCATCTCCGAGGCGGCCCGGGCCGAGGGCAAGGTTTCGGCGCGCTGGTCGGCTAACGAAAAGGTCGCCTACGAGGAAGCGCTGGGCATGTCCTATGCCGGCCGGCGGGCGATTGTCTCCATGAAGCACGTTGGCCTGAACGTCGCCGCCGACCCGTTCATTAACTCGGCGCTGACCGGCGTAAACGGCGGACTGGTCGTGGTCGTCGCGGATGACCCGGGGATGCACTCGTCGCAAAACGAGCAGGACAGCCGCTACTACGGCGAGTTCGCGCAGATTCCGGTGCTGGAGCCGGCGAATCAGCAGGAGGCGTATGACCTGACGCGTGCGGCATTCGCGTTGTCCGAGAAGTTCAACCTGCCGGTGCTGATCCGGTTGGTGACGCGCCTGTCGCATAGCCGGGCGAACGTTCGCGTGCGCGAGCCGGATCCGCCGCTGGAGGGGCAGTTGCCGGTCCCGGACCCGAACAGTTGGACGCTCGTGCCGTCGAATGCGCGGCGGCGTTTCCGGCGGCTGTTGACGATGCAGCCGGTGCTGCGCGAGTGGTCGGAGAAATGGCCGCAGAACGAACTGAAGCTGGCGGGGCGGCGCGGCATTCTGGCGTCGGGCATCGCGTATAACTACGTCCGGGAGGTGCTCGCGGGGCGCGATGACTTTTCGCTCGCGCGCGTCGTGACCTATCCGTTGCCGGTGGCGCAGATTCGGAGCCTGGTCGATCACTGCGACGAGATCTTCGTGGTCGAGGAAGGCTATCCCTTCATCGAGAAGCGGCTGACCGGGCTGCTGGGTCTGGCGGGCAAGGCCGTGCACGGCAAGCTCGATGGCACGTTGCCGCCGGACGGCGAATTGACGCCGGACCTGGTCGCGACGGCGCTGGGTCAGCCGTTCGTGGCGGCGACGCCGGCGGTGGACGACCTGACGAACCGCCCGCCGGCTTTGTGCCGCGGCTGCCCGCACGCCGACACGTTCAAGGCGATTATTGACGCGACGGCGGCGTTTCCGGGGGCCAAGCTGTTCAGCGACATCGGGTGCTACACGCTGGGGGTGCTGCCGCCGTACCGGGCCGTGCACTCGTGCGTGGACATGGGCGCGTCGATCGCGATGGCGCATGGGGCTGCGCAGGCCGGGGCGTACCCGGTGTTGTGCACGATCGGAGACTCGACGTTTTCGCATTCGGGCATGACGCCGCTGATCGGCGCGGTGCGGGCGAACGCGGACATCACCGTGTTCATACTCGACAACGCGATCGTCGCGATGACGGGCGGGCAGGAGACCATGGCGGCCGGTCAGCAGCTCATTGACCTGCTGCGCGGGCTGGCGGTGCCGCCGGAGCATTTGCACGTTCTGGAACCGCTGAGCAAGAACCACGAGCAGAATGTGGCGCTCATCACGCAGGCCATCAACCATCGTGGGCTGTCTGTAATCGTGGCGCAGCGGGAGTGCATTCACAATCGTCGCAAGGCCAAGGCTGCCGAGCCGGCGGCGAAGTCGGCCACGGCAGCGTGCAGTCAATAG